The sequence GGTAAGCCATCGTAGAGGCAGATTTTTCCAGCAAATCCAGGCTGCAGATGGCTGCAACCACATGAGAGACCCTGAACCAGAATGTTCAGCCAAGCTCCCTAAGTGCCTTACTACAGAAACTGTGGGATAATAAATGTCCACTACTCTACACCATTCAGTGTGGGGCTAATCTGTGAGGCAgcaccatgttttatttattatgtccATACACTCATGAGAAAATGAAGTTCTATGAAGTTTAGCAACTTGTTGAAGGTCAAAGAGTTAGTGACAGGTTTAGAGCTAAAGAAACTGACTTAAGGCCCACACTGTGAATCAACATGCAGTTAACGATTATTCTTTGATAGCAATCAAACCCACAATACACAggtctttattatatatataatttttttttttttttagggccacaggtgcagcatatgtaagttcccaggctaggagttgaattggagctacagccgctggcctacaccatagccacagcaatgccagatctgagctgagtccatgacccacaccacagcccacagcaatgccaaatcctttaacccactgagcaaggccaggggtcaaattcacatcctcatggacactagtccggtttgtttccactgaaccacaatgggaactcctacgtaggtttttaaatttaacttggTCCTACTAGCTTTATCATATGGTAATTAAATTTATCTCTATAAACCTCAAATTCAGAAACTTACCCACTACAATGAACTTTCCACACTTGGATACACATGCCGAGGATTCAATTCGATCTCCCAAAATCTGTTCCCATTTCACCTTCCCAGAGTAAAGATTAAGTGCCACCATTTTACGAGAATGGGAGCCAATGTACACAGTTGCCAATGACGCATCAGCAGCTGGAATTACAACCAGAGGTGAGGCATCCACACATTTGCCTGTGTCTGAGCTCCACCTCACACACAGCTCCATGTCCTCAGCCCCTGTCACAGGTGTCTTGTCTTCAGAAACTTTTGCAACAACACAGGACAGATCTTTTGACTTCCCAGTAAGAGCTGGAGGATTTAAGCTTTTCATATTTTGAATGTTAGTCTGTGAAATTAAATCAGAAGAACAGGCTGAAGGGCAATGTCCCAGCTCAGTTAAAAATCTAGTAGTATTCAGAGACAAAATCTGACTCCCTCTGCTCAGGGCGATAAAAGCATTTATCTCCTTGtcacaatttaaaaacacaacagATTCCGGATGTAAAGATTTTCCACCGGTTTCCTCTTGATTAACAATATCGCTGAATTTTCTTTTGGGGGCATAATTCTTGCCAAATGTCAGATCTTCATCTGGAAACACCGCTTGAAGGATGTGAttataaatatctaaaatagaAGTGCTAAGAATAAGTTCCAGAAGCCCAGGTATGGATGTGCCAACAAGGTTTTCAATCTCGTTGAGAAGCCGCATGGACTTCAAGGAGTCTCCACCACTGTTTAGGAAGAGGGACTCGTCAGGAACCTTCGAAGAGTCTTCTGAGAGACCCAGAACAGACTACAGATttgagaagggagaaaaatggTGACGTTAAAggcctaaaaccaaaaaaattcagcATTTACAGGTAATGTATAGGTGACAGTAATGAGATGAACAAACggtttttctggccacacccacggcatgtggaagttcctggaccagggattgaatccaggccacacagcgacctgagccactccagtgacaatgacagatcctaaacccactgcactacaagagaactccaaaaataacatttttttggctgcacctgaggtatgtgaaagttcctgggccagggagtgaatcgtGGCTAgggctgcagcaataccagatccctaatctTGCCCTAGGCCGGAGATCAGACCAGCACCTCCTCagcgacctgaactgctgcagctggattcataacccactgcactactGGCAGGAGCAGTAGTTCCCCAAAATAAGTATttgtaataataaattttaaaatgatgttctCTGTAGTAAAGGAGACCATCATTATGCTACCAATTTTGTCACAGACTTACCCTAGCTAGAACTGCAAATTATACTTCCTTTTAGAACAGTCTTTCTACCCATACAATAGGGAAGAGATTTATAATAACAtctgatttggagttcctgctgtggcacaaatggGATCGGCAATGTCTTGGGAGCAACGGGATGAGGTTCCATcccaagcctggcacagtgggttaaggatccatcactgccacagctgcagcttaggctaCAACTTTGGCTGGGAGCTgatacctggcccgggaactccacatgccaggggggcagccaaaaaagagaaaaaataaataaaaacatctggTTTACTAATTATAAAGCCCATGAGGTACTAATGTCTGATATTTCCGTAATGTAGGAATAATTATCTTCATTaacttcatataaataaaaattattttccaagaatctaaaaataaagtgGGTAAGACTTAATAACAGCCTCTATTTTCAGATAAGCCTATGCAATTACATCCTCTTTTTAGAACGCTTTAGAAAACTCCACATTTTATCTAAGAAAATTATATTGACCTACAAAACCATggtaacaaaaatataaatttcaaaataaacttttgtttgtgtgtgtgtgttcccttaAGCAGAAACATATATGTTGTTATTGAGAAAGTTCTTctgagagttcctattgcggtacagcagaaatgaatctgactagtacccatgaggacgaagtttcgattcctggcctcgctcagtgggttaaagatctggctggcatttccatgagctgtggtgtaggtcacagatgtggcctgaatctagtgttgcggtggctgtagtgtaggccggtggctgtagctctgattcaacccctagcctgggaacttccatatgccatggtaaagccctaaaaagcaaaaaaaaataatgttcttgTGGAATAATGATGTTAAGCCTTTATAGCAAAGGTTATAGTGTAGCGAGACTTGGCTATTTCTGCAACTCTGACAAGCATTACTGCTCTCCACTCTCCCTTGCAGGTGAAAGTTATGCCAAGATGGATTTTGTCTGCTTGTGCCTTTTATGACTACCTCACTTCAAATAGACTGCTATATGGGGACTTAACCTAATCTTACAGTAGAGAACTAGGCCTCATTTAATACAAATTGAATAAATTAAGCTATATGACCTAACATCTGGGCAACAATAACATCCTTAGAAGGATGCTGTATCCCCTGAAAACACACAACCTCTTTAGGACAAATTTCTATCTTAAAGCTGTACCTTCCACGAATGCTGTAATTTTTCCCAAAGTTCCTCTTTTCCATTGAGTTTACATCCAGACTTCAAGTTTGTGTAGTTTAAATAAACCTTATTTAACTCAGAAACATTAATTTTGccttaaaagagaaataacaattttaaaatttaagcttGAACTCTTCACATCTTCATTACTCACAATACACACATTTTTCATTGTAAAGGTTAGAAATTCTATAGAATAGTTTGTCATAGATAATCAATAATACAGAAAGCAGTCCCAATAGTTTGTCATAGATAATCAATAATAAAGAAAGTGGTCCCTTTTCAATCAATAATAAATAACGCAGTGGGGAACAgataagaagaaaggagaggttggagttcctcttgtggcgtagcagaaatgaatccaactaggaactatgaggttgcaggttcgatccctggcttcactcagtggattaacaatccagtgttgctgtggttgtggtgtaggccggcagctacagctctgattgaacccctcgcctgggaacttccatatgccacacgtgctgccctaaaaaaaaaaaaaagaaaggaaaaaagaaaggagaggtcaATGCTGATCTCgtttaaagagttaaaaaaactGTACTATTAACTGAGCAAttcccacattaaaaaataaatatttaaagatgaaattatttaaaGACGAAATTAGGACAGTAATAGAATACAGTGACTAAGAACCCATGTCTTAAAAGTCAAACAGTCCTAGACAAAATTTCAACTCTACCATTAACTAGCAATTTGAttttgggaaaattacttaacctcttagGCTTTATTTTCCACATCagtaaatgggaataatactacCTAACTTACAGgattttctggaaagaaaatgagTTGATTATACAAAGCATTTAACAGAGGGTCTACCACAATACATATTAGTATTACTTAAATAATACGAATTTGAGTGGCCTTTAAACTAGTAATGAGTACAATTAGTTTCATTTGTCACCAAAACATAGCCGCTTCGATTATTTTACCGTGAGATGTAAATGGCAGCGAATCAATCTCCACAAGCTCATCGGGGACTGCATGATTTGGGAGGTGTTTCTGCAGCTCTTTAAAGATGTCATCCTTTACTAAATCATCTTTGGACACCACAAAGAGAATTAATTTTTCCTGGTTATACCATGTAACGGCACAAGACTCCACTTGCTGAAGCCCTTCGGCAACCTATAAGAGAGATTGTCCCGGTTTGCCAATGAGGACACTTAAAAACCAACTTCTGTTCCAACTTAACATGTCTGAAATAGGCACAAATTAAACTCTGGAATACACtagaagttcctttttttttccacctacaccacagctcacggatccttaactcactgagcaaagtcagggatcgaacccacaacctcatggttactagtcagattcgtttccgctgagccacaatgggaactcctacacctgagatttcttaaaaattgctactatcggagttcccgtcgtggcgcagtggttaacgaatccgacaaggaaccatgaggttgcgggttcggtccctgcccttgctcagtgggttaacgatccggcgttgccgtgagctgtggtgtaggttgcagacgcggctcggatcccgtgttgctgtggctctggtgtaggccggtggctacagctccgattcaacccctagcgtgggaacctccatatgccgcgggatcggcccaagaaatagcaacaacaacgacaaaaaagggacaaaaaaaaaattgctactaTCACTATTACCAACACAtagtttttaatgttattttattttatttttgtcttttttgttgttgttgttgttgttgctatttcttgggccgctcccacggcatatggaggttcccaggctaggggttgaatcggagctgtagccaccggcctacgccagagccacagcaacgcaggatccgagccgtgtctgcaacctacaccacagctcacggcaacgccggatcgttaacccactgagcaaggccagggaccgaacccgcaacctcatggttcctagtcggattcgttaaccactgcaccacgacgggaactcctttaatgttattttaaaataacagctcTTAGAGCAAAATAAGccaaattattttcagttatcAAACTCCATTTtgtcacttatttaaaaaacaactctCTCTTCATGCTGAGAATAAAGTACACAATGAATTATCCATACCTTCTATTGTAATTCATCCCTAATACAAAAATCTGAGGTTTAAATAATACTGATATAGAACCCTGGCACAGAAAGTCAGTGCTGGCTGCCTCTAACACCTACACATGTTGAGAGCTACTATTTAAACAGCTCTACCTGTCGCACAAGTTCAGTGTTAAGACGTCTGCCATGGCGCTTGATCTGACTGTCCTTCCGTCCTAAGAAGAACATTTCTCCGTCTTTCAGCGTCACAAAGTCTCCTGTGGCCCGCATTGTGCCAAGTGGCACTGTCATCTCGTCATCGAGAAAACACACTCTATTTCTGCCACCTTCACAAGATATAAACACCAATGTAATAAAACACTcatggaaaatatattaaaaccatCAAATCAGCACATCTCCAAAAGTTCAGTTACTAAGTTTCAAAGTGCGAATATTCATATAAAAAGggggatttgggagttcccgtcgtggcgcagtggttaacgaatccgacaaggaaccatgaggttgcgggttcggtccctgcccttgctcagtgggttaacgatccgcgttgccgtgagctgtggtgtaggttgcagatgcggctcggatcccgcgttgctgtggctctggcgtaggccggtggctgcagctccgattggacccctagcctgggaacctccatatgccgcgggagcggcccaagaaatagcaacaacaacaacaacaaaaagacaaaagacaaaaaaaataaaaaataaaaaagggggatttggagttcccgacgtggctcaaatccgactaggaaccatgaggttgtggattcaatccctagccttcctcagtgggttaaggatctggcattgccatgagctgtgttgtaggttgcagacgcggttcagatctggtgttgctgtggctctggcgaaggctggcggctacagctccgattagacccctagcctgggaaccttcatatgtagccctagaaattacaaaaaaaaaaaggcagggggactcatttttaaatgttataacaTTAGATACAATAATAACCTCAGTAAGCAAAGggataaaacaaaattcatttctAAGTATATATGTGATTAAAAACATTCTTAGAATACTAATTAAATAGAATTTTGGCTACAATAGAAATATAAAGGTCTAAGTGATAGTTTCTAAATTACTTTTATATCTTCCTTTAGAGTATTAGACATtgttatttgaaataattatgttaacttattaaatatttcatttcaatgAAAGGATTAAAAATTACCATCACTGAAAATACTAGACTTAGGAAAAattgagtaaagaaaaaaattaacatcagattttttttctcttgaaaaaaattattcccaactaacaaatataaaacaacCTAAAAATACTTGGCCGCTGCCTTCCTGAATTGCGAATCCACCAGTGCCTCTGACTTCGACTGTTGTCCCAAGCAAGGGAGAGCCCAGCGGCACAGGCAATGCATCTCtatgaaaacacaacaatccaaaacagatttaaaatgtttcttttcaaaagaacatTCACCAATGTATTAAAATTGTATTATACTAAAAAAACAAGTTTGTTATGTTAAAATTCAAAGACTGCCAAGAGGAAAAGAGTTTGGTGGAAAGGTTATGTTATTCATTGCTGTTTAGTTACAAAAAGTTCTAGCAGGATCTGTAGCACCAGTTACAATAACAAAAGTTCTGGATTCCCAGCTTAGAGTTCTAGATaaataatgtttctaaaataaCCATCCCAGAGCCTATCAACATCACTATGTTAAGATACTGGAATAGTTTCTCTCTACTCTATTTCATAGTTGAAACTCTTACTTCGAGTTAAGAATTTTCTCTGGAATCCTATAAAAAGTCGCCCAACTTGATACTTCTGTTATAccgtaaatattaaatatttgtgttttattgcCTACTCCTCTCCAGCTTCTGAGAACAGGTAATGATGGAAATGCTTCGCCACCAAGGGCCAATACTCGAAGAGAAGTACTACTTGATAAAACAGTGGACTTGATAAGCTGAGATCCAAATCTTCTAAGTAATGTCGGCGTTGCCTgcagatatattaaaaataaattatttctttcccttcactgtaaaaaataaaaactgtaatgcCCCTCAAAGCTTAACAATGGGAGCTCACATAGAAATTAaagatgagtttatttttttatttatttatttttttgtcttttgtcttttttgttgttgttgctatttcttgggctgctcccgcagcatatggaggttcccaggctaggggttgaatcggagctgtagccactggcctacgccagagccacagcaacgcgggatccgagccgcgtctgcaacctacaccacagctcacggcaacgccggatcgttaacccactgagcaagggcagggaccgaacccgcaacctcatggttcctagtcggattcgttaaccactgcgccacgacgggaactccaaagatgagTTTATTAAATGGCAAATCATACCTGGAAAACTACtgaagtagtttttgtttttgtctttttagggtcacacctgcagcatacggaggttcccaggctagaggctgaattggagctgtagctgccagcctacaccagagccacagcaacgctggatccgagccacgtctgcaacctacaccacagctcatggcaatgccggatccttagcccccagagtgaggccatggattgaacctgtgtcctcatggacactagtcagatttgtttctgctgagccatgatgggaactccctgaagtttttaaaaaatgtgtatataaattttgttctggcaaaaaacaagcaaaatatgTTTCATTATGCAGGTTAGACAAAAAggtttaaagataaaaacaaaatttataaaatcaattCACATTTCCTTTTCCATTATTTCTATGTAGAAAAGGTATATAAAAGGGTTTAAAAAGGTGCTTAAGCAAAATatgaataaagatttttaaaaaccactttgaggagttcccatcgtggctcagtggttaatgaatccgactaggaaccatgaggttgcgggtttggtccctgcccttgctcagtgggttcaggatccagcgttgccgtgagctgtggtggagattgcagacacagctcggatcccgagctgctgtgactgtggtgtagccggcggctacagctccgactggacccctagcctgggaacctccatgtgccatgagagcggcccaagaaatggcagaaagacaaaaaacaaaaacaaacaaacaaaaaaaaccaaccacttTGAGATACTATAATTGACATCCAGTAAACTATACATATTTAAGGTGtgcaatacaaatttttttccacAACATGAATTTTGAGATCTGTTACTGGTGAAGCCATTATGAATGAATACGTTCTTCAACTCTCTGTACCACTGTCACTCTTCCCTCCAAAGGGACCTTCCTCTGGACAACCAGTGATCTGTTTTTGGTCACTAATGATCAGCtggcattttctagaattttataaaatggaatcatacaacatgtatTCTGCTTTGACCTCGCTCCTTTCACTCTAAGTTGATTTAAAAGACTTTGTGATTCACATTgtatgtatcaatagttcattctcTTTTATCTTAATCTGTTCAGGccgctataacaaaataccacagactgggtaggttatcaacaacagaaatttttttttaattttatttttagggctgcacctgcgtcatgTGGAAGGTCCGGGGCCTGAGATCGAATAGGAGACacagctgaggcctctgccacagccaccacaacaccagatccaaaccgcatctgtgacctatgctgcagcttgtggccatgccagatccctaacttcTCAGTCTGAGTgaggcaggaatcaaacctgcatcctcacagagacatcaggtccttaacccaatgagccacaacaagaactccataaagaacagacatttatttctcacatagTTCTTACCAGACAGAAGGCCAAGGTCAGGGTGCCAGCAcggttgggttctggtgagagccctccTTTGGGTTAGAGACTTGTGTAACCTGTGccatgtcctcacatggtagTACATGCCAGGGAGCTCTGTGGGGTCTTTTTCACAAGGGCACTAAATCCTACTCTTGAGGACTCTACCTTCATAACCTAAGCATTCCCCAAGGCCCCTGTGAATCTGGGGCACACAAATACTAAGACCACAGGACTTTTTATTCTACTGTATAGATCAGGACTAGCTTTGgaatttccatataaaatttaggaCCAGGCATTCtcttgtggaacagtgggttaaggatcccgtgttgtcactgcagcgacttgggtggctgctgtggcacaggttcaatctcaggcccaggaacttccacatagcatgggtggaaaaaaaaaatatatatattaggatCAATTTATCAATTTCTGCCGAAATAAAAAGCTACCAGGATTTTGACAGAGCCTGTATTTAATTTATAGGTCAATTTGGGGAGAAATGCAATTTTGATGATACTGAGATTTCAAATTCACAAACATgaaatatctcatttatttagcactttAATTTCTATCAacaatgttttattgttttcgtCGTAACAAGCCTTGctcttctttaaatttattcctatttatttttgatggtattgtgaatataattattttcttaatttcatttttggtcttttttctatgaTGTAGAAATAGTTGATTTTGCAATATTGGTCTTGTATCCTCCAACCTTGCTAAACTTGTGTATTAGCTCTAGTGGTTCTCCCATGCTGTCTgtaaatagttttacttctttctgtcCAATGTGgtacttaatttctttcttcccttttgccTTATTGCATTGGCTAAAGCAACAAGAATAatgttgaaaagaagaaaaagcaaacatcTTGCCTTATTCCCAATATTATGatgaaagcattcagtcttttttCCAATTATAATGGTAGCTGCAGTCTTTGCAGATGCCCTTCACTGTGTTGGGcaagttcccttctattcctagtttgttgagttctttttgctttttttttttttttttttgtcttttgtcttcttagggccgcaacggcggcatatggaggttcccaggctaggggtctaatcagagctgtagccgccagcctacatcacagccacaacaacacccagacaccgagctgtgtcttcaacctacaccacagctcagacctataccacaacgcacagcaacgccggatccttaacccactgattgaggccagagattgaacctgaacctcatggttcctattcagatttgtttctgctgcgccacgatgggaactccagctgagtttttttaattgttggtgCTGGATTTTGCTAAATAATTTTTCTGCACCTGCTCATAAaattatgtgctttttttgtCCATTATTCTTTATGTGCTTGTACAGCttcaatggattttaaaatattaaacaaaatgtacattcctgggataaattccacttagtcacatttgatgaaataaaattcttaaggTAGGACAAGAAAAGAGtgttaaacataaaattctgtTTGTTCCCCACTACTCCCACTTTAACATGCAAGTGATCAGCATTATACATTAACCACATTCCTTACAAGACACAGGAATATCTGCTTCATCATAAAAGGCAATTTTTTCCCGGCATTAATGAGGTTATTCCATAAAAGATTAATATTCCTTTCTTAATCCTGTAAGAGATCACAATGACCCAGTACTTGCTTTATACATGCAAATCTGGACTAGGTAAGCTATCAATATATCACTCTGATGTACATATAACCCTTTGTCTCAAAATGTACATAACTGTGCTTATACAGGCAGAAGAGTCCACAGATAATTCTGAAAGACTGTCTCCCAGGTTATAATTCCCAGGTTGGCTTGAAtaatattctctatttctttcttagattgactaattaattttttgtcgacacactttaaaaatttcctgagggagttcccgtcgtggcgcagtggttaacgaatccgactaggaaccatgaggttgcgggttcggtccctgcccttgctcagtgggttaacgatccggcgttgccgtgagctgtgatgtaggttgcagacgcggctcggatcccgcgttgctgtggctctggcgtaggccagtggctgcagctcgattcaacccctagcctgggaacctccatatgctgcgggagcagcccaagaaacagcaacaacaacaacaacaaagacaaaaaagaccaaaaaaaaaaaaaatttcctgagacttgttttgtggcctagcatatAATCTATTCTAGGAACTGTTCAATTTACTTGAAAAGAATACGTAGTCTGCATTTAGCAGATGGATTATTCTACATATGCAATTTGGCTAATAATGTTATTCCAGTCTTCATTATTATATGGACCTTGATTTCTGTCTGATTTTTCAATTACTGAAAGTAGGGTATTAAAATTTCAAACCACTGAGTCATCTACTTCTCCTTttagttctgcccatttttgcttcatgtatttggAACCTCCAGTTGAGCCAGGCATCAGCTCTTGGTAGGAACAATGTACTTCTTGATGTACTGACCATTTTATCATTATGAAGTATTTTTGGGACTGGTTTTTTATatgcttgtttatttctttgtttgtaaCTTGCCTAGGCTCATTGTGAATTCTGTCTCCGTTGTAATGTGTGGCCACTGATGTCACTGCTCAGTtggtttttgctgctgttgtaggttttttgtttgttttttgccacacctgcaacatgcagaagttcctaggccagggatcaaacctgcgacccaAGACacacagtgacagtgccagatctttaatccactgtgtcactaGGGAAATCCCTcagttgattttgttttgtttgattttttttttttttttttaaggactgcacctgcagcatatggaagttcccaggctaggtgtcaaattggagctacagcagccagcttATGTcaaagccatgccagatctgagccatgtctgcaacccatgccaacactggatccttaacccaccgaggaaggccagggattgaaccttcattctcatggataataggttcttaactcactaagctaAAATAGAAACTCCTCagttggtttttaaaatacaaattcttacttttcatttttaagtcttACTTCCTTAGGGTCATCTTGTTTCTGCATAACTCAGCAGTCACCAAATGATTGGACAGACTGTCCATACACATGGATCTATGTGTGGATACGGGAGCTCATTCAAAGTTTAGGTCATTTTTAAGTCTGATCCAGCTTTTTTTTCCATGGACCCTTTTTTGGTCTTCTAATGTGCATGCATGCAGCCTCAGGGTCATCCAGGAGTGAGGGCCCTCTGCAGTGTCTGACTTACCTGAACATGGTTCTAGCCAGGAATGTGCCTGCCCTCCTGACCCACTGCAGCCTCAGGCTAGTGGAGCCATGGCCCTTCTCTCTGGCCACACCTCAGATTCCCTTTTTGAATGCACAATTCAGCAGTTTATAAAAACATACACTCATCAGAGAGTTGTATGCCGCTGGTAGATTTCCAAAGTGTTGAAATGGTTGTTTTTGTCAATTTTGCCCAGGTTTATAGTTGCTTTTGGGGAGGAGATTGGCTAATCTCCTTACTTGGCCAAAGCCAGAAGTTCCATgtgaataaagatttttttttaaatggcttcaaTAAAAGCTAAAAGGACAACCTGAATTTAAATTCAGGGAGGTTATTTAAGGCCATGGCTTGTCAAAAT comes from Phacochoerus africanus isolate WHEZ1 chromosome 10, ROS_Pafr_v1, whole genome shotgun sequence and encodes:
- the AASDH gene encoding beta-alanine-activating enzyme isoform X4, which encodes MEVGEPAPMWWKIHLYFYHQLLKFKSSYETILNYDTFTVEHNDLVLFKLHWNNVEVSLMLNDSKEKYEKEKTTENMNSEKSCEDKSGERLDVQLEHCLAYVLHTSGTTGVPKLVRVPHACIVPNIQHFRVLFEITHEDVLFLASPLTFDPSVVEIFVALSSGASLLIVPTSVKVLPSKLADVLFSHHRVTVLQATPTLLRRFGSQLIKSTVLSSSTSLRVLALGGEAFPSLPVLRSWRGVGNKTQIFNIYGITEVSSWATFYRIPEKILNSKDALPVPLGSPLLGTTVEVRGTGGFAIQEGSGQVFLGGRNRVCFLDDEMTVPLGTMRATGDFVTLKDGEMFFLGRKDSQIKRHGRRLNTELVRQVAEGLQQVESCAVTWYNQEKLILFVVSKDDLVKDDIFKELQKHLPNHAVPDELVEIDSLPFTSHGKINVSELNKVYLNYTNLKSGCKLNGKEELWEKLQHSWKSVLGLSEDSSKVPDESLFLNSGGDSLKSMRLLNEIENLVGTSIPGLLELILSTSILDIYNHILQAVFPDEDLTFGKNYAPKRKFSDIVNQEETGGKSLHPESVVFLNCDKEINAFIALSRGSQILSLNTTRFLTELGHCPSACSSDLISQTNIQNMKSLNPPALTGKSKDLSCVVAKVSEDKTPVTGAEDMELCVRWSSDTGKCVDASPLVVIPAADASLATVYIGSHSRKMVALNLYSGKVKWEQILGDRIESSACVSKCGKFIVVDVPQFIQITFGLLPVFGNSKTATSGIFCECCYNGLVYVLKSDNGEKYWMFTTEDAVKSSATMDPTTGLFYIGSHDQHAYALDIYKKKCVWTLKCKGTVFSSPCLSLIPHHLYFATLGGLLLAINPATGNRVWKHHCGKPLFSSPRCCLQYVCIGCVDGNLLCFTHFGEQVWQFSTSEPIFSSPCTSASEQEIFFGSHDCFIYCCNMKGQLRWKFQTTSMVYSTPFAFRNHTCSSEAWLAAASTDGKLWILESESGNLQRVYQLPGEVFSSPVVWESMLVIGCRNNYVYCLDLLHGNQK